One Setaria italica strain Yugu1 chromosome I, Setaria_italica_v2.0, whole genome shotgun sequence DNA window includes the following coding sequences:
- the LOC101753547 gene encoding (S)-beta-macrocarpene synthase — MQSTVMATFALKPGQCNGSCHLAIVLSQPIGKRPYRSWMCRRRQQYDVLRCRVTHQHPAGGLHDDPDEIDDRPRKNPPRFHPSIWGDFFLHYSNTVACSPHQQVRMAERADKLKEEVADMIERRSSGYSLLQRLHLIHVLQRLCLDHLFEDEINGSFTQIKSADLSGCDLQTVALWFYLLRNHGCRVSQDVFIKFKDEEGNFESNSSEDLLSLYNAAYLGTHGETILDDAVSFSKKCLETTMPHLDPEGLLAREITSALEIPLPRRVKIYELKHYISMYETEATVHETILELAKLNSNLMQLHHQRELKIITRWWKNIQLQSNLSFARDRIVECYFWMAGAYFEPCYSRARIILTQVMAIISIVDDIYDVYGTSEECELFTRCIESWDTKVGQDLPANLKIILECIFDTYKDIEHELETEQKYRLSYLKFVTIDWVRAYTTEVKWRDQRYVPATVEEHLQLSVRSGACHLLSCASFVGMGDIATRESFEWVSSMPEIVHSLCIILRLLDDPKSYEREQMALHVASTIDSCMKEHNMSMELALKKIKELTEESWKSLNEEWLKPNKAQPKELLERIFNLTRSMEFFYKQEDAYTNSCNIKDTVKSLFVDSYKVF; from the exons ATGCAGAGCACTGTGATGGCCACCTTCGCGTTGAAACCAGGACAGTGTAATGGAAGCTGCCATCTCGCAATAGTGTTGTCACAACCGATTGGAAAACGCCCGTATCGTTCATGGATGTGTCGACGGCGGCAGCAGTACGACGTCCTCCGGTGCCGGGTAACGCATCAACACCCAGCAGGAGGGTTACACGATGATCCCGACGAGATCGATGATCGACCCCGCAAGAATCCGCCCCGTTTCCATCCTTCCATATGGGGCGATTTCTTCCTTCACTACTCGAACACAGTAGCATGTTCCCCCCACCAACAG GTAAGGATGGCAGAACGTGCGGACAAACTGAAGGAAGAAGTGGCAGACATGATAGAGAGACGAAGCAGTGGTTACAGCCTGCTTCAAAGGCTTCATCTCATCCATGTGCTACAGCGTCTTTGCCTGGATCATTTATTCGAAGACGAGATCAATGGTTCGTTCACTCAGATTAAAAGTGCTGATCTTAGTGGCTGCGACCTTCAAACAGTAGCTCTATGGTTCTATCTGCTTCGCAATCATGGTTGCAGAGTTTCGCAAG ATGTGTTTATAAAGTTCAAGGATGAAGAGGGAAATTTTGAGTCGAACAGTTCGGAGGACCTACTGAGCCTTTACAATGCTGCATATCTTGGAACTCATGGAGAGACCATACTGGATGATGCAGTGTCCTTCAGTAAAAAGTGTTTAGAAACAACAATGCCTCATCTGGATCCTGAAGGGCTATTAGCACGTGAAATAACGTCTGCACTTGAAATTCCCCTCCCTAGAAGGGTCAAAATATATGAGCTGAAGCATTATATCTCCATGTATGAGACAGAAGCTACAGTGCATGAAACGATATTAGAACTTGCAAAACTGAATTCAAATCTTATGCAACTCCATCATCAGCGAGAACTCAAAATCATTACAAG GTGGTGGAAGAATATACAACTTCAGTCAAACCTGTCCTTCGCTCGAGACAGAATTGTAGAGTGCTACTTTTGGATGGCAGGTGCATACTTCGAACCATGTTACTCACGAGCTCGCATAATATTGACACAGGTGATGGCCATTATCTCGATCGTGGATGATATTTATGATGTCTATGGAACTTCAGAGGAATGTGAACTGTTTACCAGGTGCATAGAAAG TTGGGACACAAAGGTGGGCCAGGACCTTCCAGCAAACTTGAAGATTATTCTTGAGTGTATCTTCGATACCTACAAGGACATTGAGCATGAGCTAGAAACAGAGCAGAAGTATCGCTTGTCCTACCTGAAATTTGTC acAATAGATTGGGTGAGAGCTTACACCACTGAGGTTAAATGGCGTGACCAAAGATATGTCCCAGCAACTGTTGAAGAACACTTGCAACTTTCAGTAAGGAGTGGAGCATGTCACCTACTGTCTTGTGCATCATTCGTTGGAATGGGTGATATAGCAACGAGAGAATCTTTTGAGTGGGTTTCAAGTATGCCTGAAATAGTACATTCACTTTGCATAATTCTGAGGCTATTAGATGATCCGAAGTCATATGAG CGTGAACAAATGGCATTGCATGTCGCTTCAACAATTGACAGTTGCATGAAGGAGCACAATATGTCAATGGAACTGGCACTAAAGAAGATAAAGGAGCTGACAGAGGAATCATGGAAAAGTTTAAACGAGGAGTGGCTAAAACCTAataaagcccaaccaaaggagttATTGGAGAGGATATTCAACCTCACAAGAAGTATGGAGTTTTTCTACAAGCAAGAGGATGCCTACACaaatagttgcaacatcaaGGATACTGTTAAATCACTGTTTGTAGACTCTTATAAAGTATTCTAG